In a single window of the Montipora capricornis isolate CH-2021 chromosome 11, ASM3666992v2, whole genome shotgun sequence genome:
- the LOC138024313 gene encoding uncharacterized protein → MTDNIVSKLALRETMGTLQPYSRANRLRLFKKCPQRFCIPLKSILDVNGDLMRGHVILGFTKSGKYLISYCLKIDSDDASPLPCYRYSLHWWQFNQQRPLVQVFCVALFDKEDIQQDLLLMVAESSDESTFVIYGETFSVKEEESRHCYVTICAAPSPGACQGCKSANKCLKHSFVVHFNYDLLPPFPTFIPSISLRTEDTVLINTGDFLMALKVLTFEENDKHVLEYLERSFVGISQTEDWPSRDMSSEIFSKEVGKINVSLQSSTEESLGMHTSENTSYHNSENSISDLSSFKTDTGWSLNSNGSDDNYGICGSKTHVVNKRLERHTLVSNFVNELNKIHLKKTRANDHHVSSSRETSISSHQGGHCDGNEKQAKFSGSDQVKESREDENHSSYALCTLQVLVDKGTVTCSSFEKSVDSLENQDKTEKVMRHCTGSKVSGNLNSPSNSIKHVLFRQMDSPDSRTDLNTLDYNNNDACDEDCCDSVHLKKEHGTCCTSCSIHPSVDPPLIYSENLTSSVLKMHTETKNNYSLDDVSDEFDLYDGSLPIKVTNLHGDPLKQVGKLNKNNPDSNQSFMKSLDNPGLHEQVLTVHQMTLDLEQCISEMIKAHEGLTNCYKSLRDYDVQIVDVCPDSGVVIVLARILVYTRKGQTPDSCGLPVSPSPELQSTGFLFSWKVCGGEVRILQVFGLDSYPENRKYRTFNVAAKEASEFRTKFSVPRSISSFVQAFSNHTVFTGKSLKYLRHPFLPLVLVL, encoded by the exons ATGACGGACAATATTGTTTCAAAACTCGCCCTGAGGGAA aCAATGGGGACGTTACAACCGTACTCGCGTGCAAACCGACTCCGCTTGTTCAAGAAATGTCCGCAGCGGTTTTGCATTCCACTTAAAAGTATACTGGACGTGAATGGTGACCTTATGAGAGG gcaTGTAATTCTTGGTTTTACTAAGAGTGGCAAATATCTCATAtcatattgccttaaaatagaTAGCGATGATGCCAGCCCACTTCCTTGTTATCGTTACTCACTGCATTGGTGGCAGTTTAATCAGCAAAGACCTTTAGTGCAG GTTTTTTGTGTGGCCTTGTTTGATAAAGAGGATATACAACAAGATCTACTTCTTATGGTTGCTGAAAGCTCAGATGAATCAACATTTGTAATTTATGGAGAAAC ATTCTCTGTAAAGGAAGAGGAAAGTCGTCACTGTTACGTCACGATATGTGCTGCCCCGTCACCAGGCGCGTGCCAGGGGTGTAAAAGTGCAAACAAGTGTTTAAAGCATTCATTTGTGGTGCATTTTAACTACGACCTTTTACCCCCATTTCCAACTTTTATCCCTTCTATAAGTCTAAGAACGGAGGACACAGTTCTTATCAACACAGGAGACTTTCTCATGGCATTGAAGGTCTTAACATtcgaagaaaatgacaaacaCGTTTTAGAGTATCTTGAGAGGTCGTTTGTGGGAATTTCCCAGACGGAAGACTGGCCATCAAGGGATATGTCAAGTGAGATTTTCTCTAAAGAGGTGGGCAAAATAAACGTGTCTTTGCAATCTTCGACAGAAGAAAGTTTAGGCATGCATACTTCTGAAAATACGTCCTATCACAATAGTGAAAATTCAATTTCTGATTTGTCCAGTTTTAAAACTGATACTGGGTGGAGTCTGAATTCAAATGGCAGTGACGATAATTATGGCATATGTGGCTCGAAAACGCATGTGGTGAACAAACGTCTTGAAAGGCACACATTAGTTTCCAACTTCGTGAATGAGCTTAATAAAATCCACTTAAAGAAGACGCGGGCTAATGACCATCATGTGTCATCTTCTCGAGAAACGTCCATTTCAAGTCACCAAGGTGGCCATTGTGatggaaatgaaaaacaagcaaaattttCCGGATCAGACCAAGTGAAGGAAAGTAGGGAAGATGAAAACCACAGCAGTTATGCCTTATGCACGTTACAAGTACTTGTAGACAAAGGCACTGTTACGTGCAGTTCATTTGAGAAGTCTGTCGATTCCTTGGAAAACCAGGATAAGACTGAGAAAGTTATGAGACACTGTACAGGAAGCAAAGTTTCTGGGAACTTAAACAGCCCTAGCAACAGTATAAAACATGTGCTTTTCCGTCAAATGGATTCGCCGGATTCAAGGACCGATTTGAATACATTGGACTACAATAATAACGATGCTTGTGATGAAGATTGTTGTGACTCGGTGCATCTCAAGAAAGAGCATGGTACTTGTTGTACCTCGTGTAGTATACATCCATCAGTCGATCCACCTTTAATTTATAGCGAGAACTTAACGTCCTCAGTCCTCAAGATGCATACAGAGACAAAGAATAATTATAGCTTGGATGACGTGTCTGATGAGTTTGATTTGTATGATGGATCTCTGCCAATCAAAGTTACAAATCTCCATGGTGATCCACTGAAACAAGTCGGAAAgctaaacaaaaacaatcccgacTCAAATCAGTCGTTCATGAAAAGTCTTGACAATCCAGGTCTTCATGAGCAGGTATTGACTGTTCATCAAATGACGCTCGACTTAGAACAGTGTATCAGTGAGATGATTAAAGCTCACGAAGGCCTCACGAACTGTTACAAGTCACTCAGAGACTATGACGTTCAAATAGTGGATGTGTGTCCAGACAGTGGTGTGGTTATTGTTCTGGCCAGAATTCTGGTTTACACCCGCAAAGGGCAGACACCTGATTCCTGTGGTTTGCCTGTTAGTCCAAG CCCCGAGTTACAGAGCACAGGTTTCCTATTTTCCTGGAAGGTCTGTGGAGGTGAAGTGAGAATTCTTCAAGTGTTTGGTTTGGACAGCTACCCTGAAAACAGGAAGTACAGAACGTTTAATGTGGCAGCCAAGGAAGCGAGCGAATTTCGGACCAAGTTCTCAGTTCCGCGGAGCATTTCCTCTTTTGTTCAGGCATTTTCTAACCACACTGTATTCACTGGAAAATCTCTCAAGTATCTGAGGCATCCTTTTTTGCCACTCGTGTTGGTTCTAtaa